A section of the Kribbella sp. HUAS MG21 genome encodes:
- the thpR gene encoding RNA 2',3'-cyclic phosphodiesterase encodes MRLFVAVVPPIEVVEDLSEFVEPRREHPDEDIRWAADEHWHITLAFLGDVPDWKTEELEERLERAAKRQQPFELQIAGAGAFPGVPDARVLYAGVRDDTDSLKHLSMTTRAAANRAGVPVEGRKFTPHVTLARLRRQLDVTRWVRVFDTYEGPTWTADSLQLIESRLGEGPGHSAAYRTVGEWDFLA; translated from the coding sequence ATGCGATTGTTCGTGGCTGTGGTGCCACCCATCGAGGTAGTGGAGGATCTGAGCGAGTTCGTCGAGCCGCGCCGGGAGCATCCGGACGAGGACATCCGCTGGGCGGCGGACGAGCACTGGCACATCACGCTGGCGTTCCTCGGCGACGTGCCGGACTGGAAGACCGAGGAACTCGAGGAGCGGCTGGAGCGGGCCGCCAAGCGCCAGCAGCCGTTCGAGCTGCAGATCGCCGGGGCGGGCGCGTTCCCCGGCGTACCGGACGCCAGGGTGCTGTACGCCGGCGTACGTGACGACACCGACTCGCTCAAGCACCTGTCGATGACTACTCGTGCGGCTGCCAACCGGGCCGGCGTACCCGTCGAAGGGCGGAAGTTCACACCTCATGTGACCCTCGCGCGGCTACGTCGCCAACTGGACGTGACCCGCTGGGTCCGGGTCTTCGACACCTACGAAGGCCCCACCTGGACCGCGGACAGCCTCCAGCTCATCGAGTCGCGGCTCGGCGAGGGCCCCGGGCACAGCGCGGCCTACCGCACGGTCGGCGAATGGGACTTCCTGGCGTGA
- a CDS encoding acyltransferase: protein MLPNEPLRLDFLPWEYARKASDAERERQAERQARLGGSLELAADAYVAESAAVYCDELRMGERSYVAAHAYLTGRIALGADTTINPFTAVRGNVTIGDGVRIGAHTSLLAFNHGTAPGEPIFKQPHTSLGITIEDDVWIGSNVTILDGVTVGAHSIVGAGAVVTKDIPANSVAAGNPARILRSRTGASMSGDLRTPLKDFAAKAREQLDAVLARCWDGVRFVDRPGIDREPEIRPWCDAVELADLLVRRTPAGHTRDDLVRRLRARQDPATGLVAPGDLSDDGLGKPSDAELSVLEGPASYHVLCVGYALQVLGSSFEHPITTEFTLDELDNLPWARKAWSAGSGIDALGTALARNLHDHKESGPLEPLLGWLLTRVDPALGAWGSPHPDDGLLQVVNGFYRLTRGTYAQFGLPLPYPEQAVATVLAHSNDRRMFTGDNYNACNVLDVIHPLWLARKQTAYGEQDGRRWAEQQLHAILPRWVDGAGFAFAPDGTDDRAIPGLQGTEMWLSIIWLLSDYLGMSDALGYRPRGVHRPEPLVTLH, encoded by the coding sequence ATGCTGCCGAACGAGCCGTTGCGCCTGGATTTCCTGCCCTGGGAGTACGCCCGGAAGGCCTCGGATGCCGAGCGCGAGCGCCAGGCCGAACGGCAGGCGCGGCTCGGCGGGTCGCTGGAGCTGGCGGCCGACGCGTACGTCGCGGAGTCCGCGGCCGTGTACTGCGACGAGCTCCGGATGGGCGAGCGTTCGTACGTCGCCGCGCACGCCTACCTCACCGGGCGGATCGCCCTCGGCGCCGACACGACGATCAACCCGTTCACCGCGGTCCGCGGGAACGTGACGATCGGCGACGGCGTCCGGATCGGCGCGCACACGTCGCTGCTCGCGTTCAACCACGGCACCGCGCCCGGCGAGCCGATCTTCAAGCAGCCGCACACCTCGCTCGGCATCACGATCGAGGACGACGTCTGGATCGGCTCCAACGTCACGATCCTCGACGGCGTCACGGTCGGCGCGCACAGCATCGTCGGCGCCGGCGCGGTCGTGACGAAGGACATCCCGGCCAACTCGGTCGCGGCCGGCAACCCCGCCCGCATCCTCCGCTCGCGGACAGGAGCATCCATGTCAGGTGACCTTCGGACCCCGCTCAAGGACTTCGCCGCGAAGGCGCGCGAACAGCTCGACGCGGTGCTCGCGCGCTGCTGGGACGGCGTACGGTTCGTGGACCGTCCCGGTATCGACAGGGAGCCGGAGATCCGCCCGTGGTGCGACGCCGTCGAGCTCGCCGACCTGCTGGTACGCCGTACGCCCGCCGGCCACACCCGCGACGACCTCGTCCGCCGGCTCCGCGCGCGCCAGGACCCGGCGACCGGACTGGTCGCACCGGGAGACCTGTCCGACGACGGCCTGGGCAAGCCGTCCGACGCCGAACTCTCGGTCCTGGAAGGCCCGGCGAGCTACCACGTGCTGTGCGTCGGGTACGCGCTGCAGGTCCTCGGCAGCAGCTTCGAGCACCCGATCACCACCGAGTTCACCCTCGACGAGCTGGACAACTTGCCCTGGGCAAGGAAGGCGTGGTCGGCGGGTTCCGGTATCGACGCCCTCGGTACGGCGCTCGCGCGAAACCTCCACGACCACAAGGAATCCGGCCCGCTCGAGCCGCTGCTGGGTTGGCTCCTCACGCGCGTCGATCCGGCGCTCGGCGCGTGGGGCTCTCCGCATCCCGACGACGGCTTGCTGCAGGTCGTGAACGGGTTCTACCGGCTGACGCGCGGCACCTACGCCCAGTTCGGGCTCCCGCTGCCGTACCCCGAGCAGGCTGTCGCCACGGTTCTTGCGCACAGCAACGACCGGCGGATGTTCACGGGCGACAACTACAACGCCTGCAACGTCCTCGACGTCATCCACCCGCTGTGGCTGGCACGCAAGCAGACGGCGTACGGCGAGCAGGACGGCCGCCGCTGGGCCGAGCAGCAGCTGCACGCGATCCTGCCGCGCTGGGTCGACGGCGCCGGGTTCGCGTTCGCACCGGACGGGACCGACGACCGGGCGATCCCGGGCCTGCAGGGGACGGAGATGTGGCTGTCGATCATCTGGCTGCTGTCCGACTACCTGGGCATGTCGGACGCCCTCGGCTACCGCCCGCGCGGCGTCCACCGCCCGGAGCCGCTGGTCACGCTGCACTGA
- a CDS encoding mycothione reductase, translating into MTHYDLVVIGTGSGNTIVNRRFADWKVAIVERGTFGGTCLNVGCIPTKMFVHAADVAATPSVSARFGVDEQLLDVRWTDVRDRIFGRIDPIAAGGSEYRHHNPDNANVTVYDGTGRFTGVKELTVENKDGTSSVFSADRFVIAAGSRPIVPPIPGLVETGFHTSNTIMRLEELPRRLAIIGSGFVAAEFAHVFASFGVDVTVIARSKELLRHEDGDIATGYTAIARQKYDVRLQHETVRVERRDDGSILLGMLHPEGSDELVVDELLVAVGREPNSDLLNLDVTGVEVDHEGRVLVDKYQQTNVDGIYALGDVTNPHQLKHVANHEARVVKHNLLNPDDRIESDHRFVPHAVFSSPQIAAVGLSEEQAAERGIPYVTATQRYADIAYGWAMEDTTGFAKVIADATTGQIVGCHVMGPQAPTVIQPVIQAMSFGLDAYTMARGQYWIHPAMSELIENALLKLDLHPKR; encoded by the coding sequence GATCGTCGAGCGCGGCACGTTCGGCGGCACCTGCCTGAACGTCGGCTGCATCCCGACCAAGATGTTCGTGCACGCCGCGGACGTGGCCGCGACCCCGTCGGTGAGTGCGCGGTTCGGCGTCGACGAGCAGCTGCTCGACGTCCGCTGGACCGACGTACGGGACCGGATCTTCGGCCGGATCGACCCGATCGCGGCGGGCGGATCGGAGTACCGGCACCACAACCCGGACAACGCCAACGTCACCGTCTACGACGGGACCGGCCGGTTCACCGGGGTCAAGGAGCTGACCGTCGAGAACAAGGACGGGACGTCGAGCGTGTTCAGCGCCGACCGGTTCGTGATCGCCGCCGGCAGCCGGCCGATCGTGCCGCCGATCCCCGGCCTGGTGGAGACCGGCTTCCACACCTCGAACACGATCATGCGGCTCGAGGAACTGCCGCGCCGGCTGGCGATCATCGGCAGCGGGTTCGTCGCGGCCGAGTTCGCGCACGTGTTCGCGTCGTTCGGGGTCGACGTGACCGTGATCGCGCGCTCGAAAGAGCTGCTGCGGCACGAGGACGGCGACATCGCCACGGGGTACACCGCGATCGCGCGGCAGAAGTACGACGTCCGCCTGCAGCACGAGACGGTCCGCGTGGAGCGCCGCGACGACGGCTCGATCCTGCTCGGGATGCTGCACCCGGAGGGCTCCGACGAACTGGTCGTCGACGAGCTCCTGGTCGCGGTCGGCCGCGAGCCGAACTCCGACCTGCTGAACCTGGACGTCACCGGTGTGGAGGTGGACCACGAGGGCCGGGTGCTGGTGGACAAGTACCAGCAGACCAACGTCGACGGCATCTACGCGCTCGGCGACGTGACGAACCCGCACCAGCTGAAGCACGTCGCGAACCACGAGGCCCGGGTCGTGAAGCACAACCTGCTGAACCCGGACGACCGGATCGAGTCCGACCACCGCTTCGTCCCGCACGCGGTCTTCAGCTCGCCGCAGATCGCCGCCGTCGGGCTCAGCGAGGAGCAGGCCGCGGAGCGCGGGATCCCCTACGTGACAGCGACCCAGCGGTACGCCGACATCGCGTACGGCTGGGCGATGGAGGACACCACCGGGTTCGCGAAGGTGATCGCGGACGCGACCACCGGGCAGATCGTCGGCTGCCACGTGATGGGCCCGCAGGCGCCGACCGTGATCCAGCCGGTGATCCAGGCGATGAGCTTCGGCCTGGACGCGTACACGATGGCCCGCGGCCAGTACTGGATCCACCCCGCGATGTCCGAACTGATCGAGAACGCGCTGCTGAAGCTGGACCTACACCCGAAACGCTGA
- a CDS encoding LacI family DNA-binding transcriptional regulator, with translation MTTSGSVPDGDDSPQVGTRRSQRVTISDLARRLHISKASVSYALNGRAGVSEETRQRVLDLAEELGFHPNSAAVALSASRTRTIGIVIAREPTLISTEAFYMRTLVGIEQYLNEVDSSLLLRLTGEHGEDLDVLRRWSRQGRVDGFILFDELENDQRIQLLKELGVPCVVVSSNETDDEVGRLISSPGETVTLLLDHLAELGHTDIAHISGPFTFIHERLRVQTLLEEAARHGMTVRHIEGSYRYDDGAELTRQLLTGPKPPTAIVLGNDLMAVAALRVAMDLGTAVPDEVSIVAWDDSPLCEFARPGITAVDQKTMERGRAAADLLLRIVTGQPPVHEEAPAGELRHRESSGPAPS, from the coding sequence ATGACGACGAGCGGATCCGTCCCGGACGGCGACGACAGCCCACAGGTCGGCACCCGGCGCAGCCAGCGGGTCACGATCAGCGACCTCGCCCGCCGGTTGCACATCTCCAAGGCGTCGGTCTCGTACGCGCTGAACGGCCGCGCCGGGGTCAGCGAGGAGACCCGGCAGCGGGTGCTCGACCTCGCGGAGGAGCTGGGGTTCCACCCGAACTCCGCGGCGGTCGCGCTGTCCGCGAGCCGGACCCGGACGATCGGGATCGTGATCGCGCGCGAGCCCACGCTGATCTCCACCGAGGCGTTCTACATGCGCACGCTGGTCGGCATCGAGCAGTACCTGAACGAGGTCGACTCGTCGCTGCTGCTGCGGCTGACGGGTGAGCACGGCGAGGATCTCGACGTACTGCGGCGCTGGTCGCGGCAGGGGCGGGTGGACGGGTTCATCCTGTTCGACGAACTGGAGAACGACCAGCGGATCCAGTTGCTGAAGGAACTCGGCGTACCGTGCGTCGTGGTCAGCTCGAACGAGACCGACGACGAGGTCGGGCGGCTGATCAGTTCGCCCGGGGAGACCGTCACGCTGCTGCTCGACCACCTGGCCGAGCTCGGGCACACGGACATCGCGCACATCAGCGGGCCGTTCACGTTCATCCACGAGCGGTTGCGGGTGCAGACGCTGCTGGAGGAGGCCGCGCGGCACGGGATGACGGTGCGGCACATCGAGGGCAGTTACCGGTACGACGACGGTGCCGAGCTGACGCGGCAGTTGCTGACCGGGCCGAAGCCGCCGACCGCGATCGTGCTCGGGAACGATCTGATGGCGGTTGCGGCGTTGCGGGTGGCGATGGATCTCGGTACGGCGGTGCCGGACGAGGTGTCGATCGTGGCGTGGGACGACTCGCCGCTGTGCGAGTTCGCGCGGCCCGGGATCACGGCCGTCGACCAGAAGACGATGGAACGCGGGCGGGCCGCCGCCGACCTGCTGCTCCGCATCGTCACCGGCCAGCCGCCGGTCCACGAGGAAGCTCCGGCCGGCGAACTCCGCCACCGCGAGTCCTCCGGCCCGGCACCTTCCTGA
- a CDS encoding sugar ABC transporter substrate-binding protein translates to MRLRSLVAAVAATALGISLAACGGGDSDGASGGGSGGDQTLTYWASNQGTSLDNDKEVLTPVLEKFTKDTGIKVNLEVIGWNDLQTRIQTAITSGQAPDVVNIGNTWAASLQATDAFLPFDGDAMNAIGGKDKFVPTALATGGKEGTDPTSVPLYGLAYGLYYNKAMFAAAGLQPPKTWEEMVAAAKKLTVPAKNQWGMALAAGSYTENVHFAFINAAQNKADWFNGEGKPTFTGDGNVQGVLRYLDLMQKDKVANPSNAQYDNGTKSVNDFATKKVAMVINQNNADSSIVANGMKAGEYGVVPFPAPAGGEPVASHVAGINLSIFKNTKNKDAALKFVNYMTSAQTQTTLGKPFASLPVLKDAKPVFTTDEAEAATFQDVYNTKSKPLPLVPAEDQFESTVGKAMNAMFAKIATGGTVTADDVKAALKTAEDQVAASS, encoded by the coding sequence GTGAGACTGCGTTCGCTTGTAGCCGCGGTGGCGGCGACCGCCCTGGGAATCAGCCTGGCCGCCTGCGGAGGCGGCGACTCCGACGGTGCGTCCGGCGGCGGTTCGGGTGGCGACCAGACGCTGACCTACTGGGCCAGCAACCAGGGCACCAGCCTGGACAACGACAAGGAGGTGCTGACCCCGGTCCTGGAGAAGTTCACCAAGGACACCGGGATCAAGGTCAACCTCGAGGTGATCGGCTGGAACGACCTGCAGACCCGGATCCAGACCGCGATCACCTCCGGTCAGGCCCCGGACGTGGTGAACATCGGCAACACCTGGGCGGCCTCGTTGCAGGCCACCGACGCGTTCCTGCCGTTCGACGGCGACGCGATGAACGCGATCGGCGGGAAGGACAAGTTCGTGCCGACGGCCCTGGCGACCGGCGGCAAGGAAGGCACCGACCCGACCTCGGTCCCGCTCTACGGCCTCGCGTACGGCCTGTACTACAACAAGGCGATGTTCGCCGCCGCCGGCCTGCAGCCGCCGAAGACCTGGGAGGAGATGGTCGCCGCGGCCAAGAAGCTGACCGTCCCGGCGAAGAACCAGTGGGGGATGGCGCTCGCGGCCGGCAGCTACACCGAGAACGTGCACTTCGCGTTCATCAACGCCGCGCAGAACAAGGCCGACTGGTTCAACGGCGAGGGCAAGCCGACCTTCACCGGTGACGGCAACGTCCAGGGCGTGCTGCGGTACCTCGACCTGATGCAGAAGGACAAGGTCGCGAACCCGTCGAACGCGCAGTACGACAACGGCACCAAGTCCGTGAACGACTTCGCCACCAAGAAGGTCGCGATGGTCATCAACCAGAACAACGCCGACTCCTCGATCGTTGCCAACGGCATGAAGGCCGGCGAGTACGGCGTCGTACCGTTCCCGGCGCCGGCCGGCGGCGAGCCGGTGGCCAGCCACGTCGCGGGCATCAACCTGTCGATCTTCAAGAACACCAAGAACAAAGACGCCGCGCTGAAGTTCGTCAACTACATGACGTCCGCGCAGACCCAGACCACGCTCGGCAAGCCGTTCGCGTCGCTGCCGGTGCTGAAGGACGCCAAGCCGGTGTTCACCACCGACGAGGCCGAGGCGGCGACCTTCCAGGACGTCTACAACACCAAGTCCAAGCCGCTGCCGCTGGTGCCGGCCGAGGACCAGTTCGAGAGCACCGTCGGCAAGGCGATGAACGCGATGTTCGCCAAGATCGCGACCGGCGGGACGGTGACCGCCGACGACGTGAAGGCGGCGCTGAAGACCGCCGAGGACCAGGTGGCGGCAAGTAGCTGA
- a CDS encoding MFS transporter, which yields MKRNRAPLVAFLVANVVSICGTRVSSIAIPWFVLITTGSPVKTGLVALAEMAPLVVAKAIGGPLIDKVGARRISVLADTASTGVVALIPLLHTLGLLHFPTLLVLVAIAGALRGPGDAAKSTLVPDIARAAKVPLERVTGLESTTERLAGFFAYALAGGLITLVGSVNALWIDAASFGICAVLIARWIPKHEKPAGHEEQRYGRRLLEGWQFLRTDKLMLPLVLMIAVTNLLDAAISAVLLPVWIKDHGYGPGHTSLILTSFAVTATAFALLAAAIGDRIPRKLVFTLAFLIAGAPRFVVMATDSPVWALMAVYAVGGVGAGFINPVLGALFIERIPSHLLGRVNSLADAVCWTGVPLGGVVAGLAITGIGLAPALLAGGVVYLIATMSPVLIGRHEQWKATPGLTDPAGTAADPDRVAAAAS from the coding sequence ATGAAGCGCAACCGCGCGCCGCTGGTGGCGTTCCTGGTCGCCAACGTGGTGTCGATCTGCGGCACCCGTGTCAGCTCCATCGCCATCCCCTGGTTCGTGCTGATCACCACCGGTTCGCCGGTCAAGACCGGCCTGGTGGCACTGGCGGAGATGGCGCCGCTGGTCGTGGCGAAGGCGATCGGCGGCCCACTGATCGACAAGGTCGGCGCCCGCCGGATCAGTGTGCTTGCCGACACAGCCAGCACCGGCGTCGTCGCACTGATACCGCTGCTGCACACCCTGGGCCTACTGCACTTCCCAACCCTGCTAGTGCTCGTAGCGATCGCCGGCGCACTCCGCGGACCAGGTGACGCGGCCAAATCAACCCTCGTCCCAGACATCGCAAGAGCCGCCAAGGTCCCCCTGGAACGCGTGACAGGCCTGGAGAGTACGACAGAACGCCTGGCCGGCTTCTTCGCGTACGCACTCGCAGGCGGCCTCATCACCCTGGTCGGCTCGGTCAACGCCCTCTGGATCGACGCGGCCTCCTTCGGTATCTGCGCCGTACTCATCGCCCGCTGGATCCCCAAGCACGAGAAACCAGCCGGCCACGAAGAACAGCGCTACGGCCGACGACTGCTGGAAGGCTGGCAGTTCCTCCGTACCGACAAGCTGATGCTGCCCCTCGTGCTGATGATCGCCGTCACCAATCTGCTCGACGCCGCAATCAGCGCCGTACTGCTGCCCGTCTGGATCAAGGACCACGGCTACGGGCCAGGTCACACCAGTCTGATCCTCACCTCATTCGCAGTGACCGCGACCGCGTTCGCCCTGCTGGCGGCGGCCATCGGCGACCGGATCCCGCGCAAGCTGGTCTTCACCCTCGCGTTCCTGATCGCCGGCGCGCCGCGGTTCGTGGTCATGGCGACCGACTCCCCTGTCTGGGCGCTGATGGCGGTGTACGCCGTCGGCGGCGTCGGCGCAGGCTTCATCAACCCGGTCCTCGGCGCACTGTTCATCGAACGCATCCCCAGCCACCTGCTGGGCCGGGTCAACTCACTGGCTGATGCGGTCTGCTGGACCGGCGTACCGCTGGGCGGTGTGGTGGCAGGTCTCGCCATCACAGGCATCGGTCTGGCGCCGGCACTGCTGGCCGGTGGTGTCGTCTACCTGATCGCGACGATGTCGCCGGTACTGATCGGCCGGCACGAGCAGTGGAAAGCTACACCGGGTCTGACGGATCCTGCGGGAACCGCGGCAGATCCGGACCGGGTGGCAGCCGCAGCGTCCTAG
- a CDS encoding carbohydrate ABC transporter permease, translated as MRETRGFKIYRGVTLTVLGLFVLVPLYVMATSSLKPLKDVQGAFTWWPTNLTLAPFVDMWKTVPLAKYFVNSTIVSVAATVFSVAIAILAAFAVSRFRFRGRTVFTTTVLSTQMFPGVLFLLPLFLIFVNINNEFGLQLVGTRLGLIITYLTFSLPFSIWMLAGYFDSIPRELDEAALVDGCGPMGALWRVVLPAARPGVIAVAIYSFMTAWGEVLFASVMTTEANRTLSVGLRQYSTQTNIYWNQIMAAALVVSIPVVIGFLLAQRHFVAGVTAGAVK; from the coding sequence GTGCGTGAGACCAGGGGTTTCAAGATCTATCGCGGTGTCACGCTGACAGTCCTCGGGTTGTTCGTGCTGGTTCCGCTGTACGTGATGGCGACGTCGTCGCTGAAGCCGCTGAAGGACGTGCAGGGCGCGTTCACCTGGTGGCCGACGAACCTGACGCTGGCGCCGTTCGTGGACATGTGGAAGACGGTGCCGCTGGCGAAGTACTTCGTGAACTCGACGATCGTGTCGGTGGCGGCGACGGTGTTCTCGGTGGCGATCGCGATCCTGGCGGCGTTCGCGGTGTCGCGGTTCCGGTTCCGCGGGCGGACCGTGTTCACCACGACGGTGCTGTCGACGCAGATGTTCCCCGGAGTGCTGTTCCTGCTGCCGTTGTTCCTGATCTTCGTGAACATCAACAACGAGTTCGGGCTGCAACTGGTGGGGACGCGGCTGGGGTTGATCATCACGTACCTGACGTTCAGCCTGCCGTTCTCGATCTGGATGCTGGCCGGATACTTCGACAGCATTCCGCGCGAGCTCGACGAGGCCGCGCTGGTGGACGGCTGCGGTCCGATGGGCGCGCTCTGGCGCGTCGTCCTGCCGGCCGCGCGGCCCGGTGTCATCGCGGTGGCGATCTACTCGTTCATGACCGCGTGGGGTGAGGTCCTGTTCGCGTCGGTGATGACCACGGAGGCGAACCGCACGCTGTCGGTCGGCCTCCGCCAGTACTCCACCCAGACCAACATCTACTGGAACCAGATCATGGCGGCGGCCCTCGTCGTCAGCATCCCGGTCGTCATCGGCTTCCTGCTCGCCCAGCGCCACTTCGTCGCCGGGGTGACCGCCGGCGCGGTCAAGTAG
- a CDS encoding sugar ABC transporter permease, whose translation MSLATEQASPAATRPAKPKTKRGPEHRPGLNRWLPYALLAPAVLLELFIHIIPMIVGIWMSFVKLTKFFIANWSSAPGAGLGNYKVALDFDNAVGQGLLKSFGVTVAFSLITVAFSWVLGMAAAVALQPEFRGRGLVRTLFLVPYALPAYAGILTWNFMLQRDTGAVNHVLEQLHLSDGNTFWLIGGNALVSLITVAGWKLWTFAFLTLMAGMQSIPRDLYEAASVDGAGNIRQWRNITLPSLRPVNLVLVLVLFLWTFSDFNTPYVLFGTAQPPAGDLITFHIYNASFLTWNFGTGAAMSVLLLIFLMIVTGAYLLVTGRRSRRA comes from the coding sequence ATGTCCCTCGCCACAGAGCAAGCTTCGCCGGCCGCCACGCGGCCGGCGAAGCCCAAGACCAAGCGGGGCCCCGAGCACCGGCCCGGGCTGAACCGGTGGCTGCCGTACGCACTGCTCGCCCCGGCCGTGCTGCTGGAGCTGTTCATCCACATCATCCCGATGATCGTCGGGATCTGGATGAGCTTCGTGAAACTGACCAAGTTCTTCATTGCGAACTGGTCGTCCGCGCCCGGCGCCGGGCTCGGCAACTACAAGGTCGCGCTCGACTTCGACAACGCGGTCGGGCAGGGGCTGCTGAAGTCCTTCGGCGTCACGGTCGCGTTCTCGCTGATCACGGTCGCGTTCTCGTGGGTGCTCGGGATGGCCGCCGCGGTCGCCCTGCAGCCCGAGTTCCGCGGCCGGGGCCTCGTCCGGACGTTGTTCCTGGTGCCTTACGCGCTCCCGGCGTACGCCGGCATCCTGACCTGGAACTTCATGCTCCAGCGCGACACCGGCGCGGTGAACCACGTCCTGGAGCAGCTCCATCTCAGCGACGGCAACACCTTCTGGCTGATCGGCGGCAACGCGCTGGTCTCGCTGATCACTGTGGCCGGCTGGAAGCTGTGGACGTTCGCGTTCCTGACGTTGATGGCCGGTATGCAGAGCATCCCCCGGGACCTCTACGAGGCCGCGTCGGTGGACGGCGCCGGCAACATCCGGCAGTGGCGCAACATCACGCTGCCGTCGCTGCGACCGGTCAACCTGGTCCTGGTGCTCGTCCTGTTTCTGTGGACGTTCAGCGACTTCAACACGCCGTACGTGCTGTTCGGTACGGCGCAACCGCCGGCCGGTGACCTGATCACGTTCCACATCTACAACGCGTCGTTCCTGACCTGGAACTTCGGCACCGGTGCGGCGATGTCCGTGCTGCTGCTGATCTTCCTGATGATCGTCACCGGCGCGTATCTGCTCGTCACCGGACGGAGGTCGCGGCGTGCGTGA
- a CDS encoding LLM class flavin-dependent oxidoreductase: MELKLPSPCVVILVGPGASGKSTWAAEQFPPELVVSSDRLRALVGAGEDDIAASADAFALLHVVVRQRIGRGLTTVVDTLGLDKDRRLQWLGLARDAGMACVAVAFDTPAEECRRRNRERTAKRIPADALTSQLRSWSAVKKELPTEGYDDVLQPTAVRVVPSAFVESTAAQARQEEAPAGLRFGLQLSSYTHPGGRAGTAAWVREVAAKAEAAGFDAIYVMDHFRQIPQVGRAWEDFLESWTTLGYLAACTTRVRLGTLVSGITYRNVAHLGKIAATLDVLSGGRAVCGVGLAWFEAEHKAYGWPFPPVNERYALLEDALQLLPVLWGPGNKPFRGRVLDVPDTACYPRPLQEHLPVLVGGSGPRTLRLAARYADAVNVFGDVAAVRKAAGHLGNRSVELTHLSTTLIGKNPQDVDRLVQQLRPRNVNPARYAATVNAGTVDDQIGRFRELSEAGVAEVMISLPDLGTLDTVAEVISAFRV, translated from the coding sequence GTGGAACTCAAGCTGCCCTCACCCTGTGTGGTGATCCTGGTCGGGCCGGGTGCGTCGGGGAAGTCGACGTGGGCGGCGGAGCAGTTCCCGCCGGAGTTGGTCGTTTCGAGTGATCGGCTGCGGGCGCTGGTCGGGGCCGGTGAGGACGACATCGCGGCCAGTGCCGACGCGTTCGCGCTGCTCCACGTGGTGGTGCGGCAGCGCATCGGCCGGGGGCTGACGACCGTTGTCGACACGCTCGGGCTGGACAAGGACCGGCGGCTGCAATGGCTGGGTCTCGCACGCGACGCCGGGATGGCCTGTGTCGCGGTGGCGTTCGACACGCCCGCCGAAGAGTGCCGCCGGCGGAACCGGGAGCGTACGGCGAAACGCATCCCCGCCGACGCACTCACGTCGCAACTCAGGTCGTGGTCCGCCGTGAAGAAGGAGCTGCCGACCGAGGGGTACGACGACGTACTGCAGCCGACGGCGGTGCGCGTGGTGCCGAGCGCCTTCGTGGAGTCCACCGCGGCGCAGGCCCGGCAGGAGGAGGCACCGGCGGGGTTGCGGTTCGGGTTGCAGCTGAGCAGCTACACGCACCCGGGCGGCCGCGCCGGGACGGCCGCGTGGGTCAGGGAGGTCGCGGCCAAAGCCGAGGCGGCCGGGTTCGACGCGATCTACGTGATGGATCACTTCCGGCAGATCCCGCAGGTGGGACGGGCCTGGGAGGACTTCCTGGAGAGCTGGACGACGCTCGGGTATCTCGCCGCCTGTACGACGCGCGTCCGGCTCGGCACGCTGGTGTCGGGCATCACCTACCGGAACGTCGCGCACCTCGGGAAGATCGCGGCGACGCTGGACGTGTTGAGCGGCGGCCGCGCGGTGTGCGGGGTCGGGCTGGCGTGGTTCGAGGCCGAGCACAAGGCGTACGGCTGGCCGTTCCCACCGGTGAACGAGCGGTACGCGCTGCTCGAGGACGCGCTGCAGTTGTTGCCGGTCTTGTGGGGTCCAGGCAACAAACCGTTCCGCGGCCGCGTGCTCGACGTACCGGACACCGCCTGTTACCCGCGGCCGTTGCAGGAACATCTGCCGGTGCTGGTCGGCGGCAGCGGGCCGCGGACGCTGCGCCTGGCCGCGCGGTACGCCGACGCGGTGAACGTGTTCGGCGACGTCGCCGCGGTCCGCAAGGCCGCCGGCCACCTGGGAAACCGGTCGGTCGAGCTGACGCACCTGTCCACCACCCTGATCGGCAAGAACCCCCAGGACGTGGACCGGCTCGTACAGCAACTGCGCCCGCGGAACGTGAACCCGGCGCGCTACGCCGCGACGGTGAACGCCGGCACCGTCGACGACCAGATCGGGCGGTTCCGGGAGCTGTCCGAGGCGGGCGTGGCCGAAGTGATGATCAGCCTGCCCGACCTCGGGACGCTCGACACGGTCGCCGAGGTGATCTCAGCGTTTCGGGTGTAG